From a region of the Thermodesulfovibrio thiophilus DSM 17215 genome:
- a CDS encoding ABC transporter ATP-binding protein, translated as MNKLKVLKRLFELLKPYKSRLITAFLATIGVSATTGALAYVIKPIMNYIFVNKESQYLYTLPIAVILIFLIRGVFFIYQNYQMTFCAIKVLGQLRSLLYQKIIRLPLEFFDQSRVGYLMSRIVNDVELIRRGIPIINTLAQRVITTLVLIGVAFYQSFILTLCFLIVLPLVVYTNYYVNKKLRKFSHKRQSKVADLSSILQEIFNSMMVVKSAATENKEIEKFDRENRWLEKITLKREIYNMMNAPIIQICLGIGMGIVLLFGGSLVIKGEMTPGGLFSFLTALILIFRPLGKVGDANIRIQEAIVGAERVFSLLDSPDIKEEETGKIELKEPFQELIFKNVYFTYPGSTEPALKNINFTVKRGQKVAIVGPSGAGKSTIVKLITQFYRPTKGNILINGRDISEFTLKSLRKYISIVTQGSTLFNTSIRENILYGTEEVDDNKLREVASIAYADTFIENLPDGYDTIVRERGNALSEGQKQRIIIARALLKNPELLILDEATSALDTESEFLVRKAIENLLKGRTAIIIAHRLTTILNADKIIVLDNGEIVDQGTHDELINRCDLYKKLYELEFASDVEDKEYTHIL; from the coding sequence ATGAATAAATTAAAAGTATTAAAAAGGTTATTTGAACTTCTCAAACCTTATAAATCCAGATTAATTACAGCTTTTCTAGCAACAATTGGAGTTTCAGCCACTACCGGTGCGCTTGCATATGTTATTAAACCAATAATGAATTACATATTTGTTAATAAAGAAAGCCAATATTTGTATACATTACCAATTGCTGTTATTCTGATTTTTTTAATAAGAGGAGTTTTTTTTATTTATCAAAACTATCAGATGACATTCTGTGCTATAAAAGTTTTAGGCCAGTTAAGAAGTCTTCTCTATCAAAAGATTATCAGATTACCCCTTGAATTTTTCGACCAATCCCGAGTTGGTTACCTAATGTCTCGTATAGTTAACGATGTAGAGCTTATAAGAAGAGGCATCCCAATAATAAATACATTAGCACAAAGAGTAATTACTACATTGGTATTGATAGGCGTAGCTTTTTATCAGAGTTTTATCTTGACACTCTGTTTTTTAATCGTTTTACCATTAGTTGTTTATACAAACTACTATGTAAATAAAAAGTTAAGAAAATTTTCGCACAAAAGACAATCAAAAGTCGCGGATTTATCTTCAATATTGCAGGAAATATTTAATTCAATGATGGTAGTAAAATCGGCTGCTACAGAAAACAAAGAGATTGAGAAATTTGACAGAGAAAATAGATGGTTGGAAAAAATTACTTTAAAAAGAGAAATATATAACATGATGAATGCACCCATTATACAAATATGCCTTGGGATTGGAATGGGCATTGTGCTGCTATTTGGAGGTTCACTTGTTATAAAAGGAGAAATGACTCCTGGCGGGTTGTTTTCTTTTCTTACCGCATTAATTTTGATATTCAGACCTCTTGGAAAAGTAGGTGATGCAAATATCAGAATACAGGAAGCTATTGTTGGAGCTGAAAGAGTTTTTTCTCTTCTTGATTCTCCTGATATTAAGGAAGAGGAGACTGGAAAAATAGAATTAAAAGAGCCTTTTCAGGAACTAATTTTCAAAAATGTGTATTTTACTTATCCTGGATCAACTGAGCCAGCATTAAAAAATATCAATTTCACTGTAAAAAGAGGACAAAAGGTAGCTATTGTAGGACCATCCGGTGCTGGGAAAAGCACAATTGTTAAATTAATTACACAGTTTTATAGACCAACAAAGGGTAACATTCTGATTAATGGAAGAGATATCTCTGAATTTACATTGAAAAGTCTCAGAAAATATATAAGTATTGTTACTCAGGGCAGCACACTTTTTAATACATCAATAAGGGAAAATATTTTGTATGGAACAGAAGAAGTTGATGATAATAAACTGCGTGAAGTAGCATCTATAGCATATGCTGACACCTTCATAGAAAATCTACCCGATGGCTATGATACTATTGTAAGAGAGCGTGGAAATGCTTTATCAGAAGGACAAAAACAGCGTATTATAATAGCAAGAGCACTGTTAAAAAATCCGGAATTACTCATCTTAGATGAAGCAACGTCTGCTCTTGATACAGAATCAGAATTCTTAGTAAGAAAGGCAATAGAGAACCTCCTCAAGGGCAGGACTGCCATTATAATAGCGCACAGATTAACAACAATATTGAATGCAGATAAGATTATCGTGCTTGACAACGGTGAAATTGTTGATCAGGGAACACATGACGAATTAATAAATAGATGCGACCTTTATAAAAAACTTTATGAATTAGAATTTGCCTCTGACGTTGAAGATAAAGAATATACTCATATCTTATAA
- a CDS encoding XRE family transcriptional regulator encodes MSKAASERLKILIERLNLSITEFSKKTNIPYRTIQSYLLNERTPSFENLQKIATHLCINLNWLLTGEGEMFIGRPEVVESYNKQGTGEDFILVPVMSGEISAGGGLIPDETIELRLAFRRDWIKRHGDPRNMSLIRVKGDSMEPTFYSGDLVLVDHSKNYLDPQGGVYAISIDNHIMIKRLQILYPERKIKVISDNPKYESFIVNPDELIINGKVIWFAREIER; translated from the coding sequence ATGAGCAAAGCAGCATCAGAAAGATTAAAAATTCTTATAGAAAGATTAAATTTATCTATAACTGAATTTTCAAAAAAAACCAATATTCCTTACAGAACAATTCAAAGCTATCTTCTCAATGAAAGAACCCCAAGTTTTGAAAACTTGCAAAAAATAGCAACACATCTGTGCATAAATCTTAACTGGCTACTTACAGGTGAAGGCGAGATGTTTATAGGAAGGCCTGAAGTGGTAGAGTCTTATAATAAACAGGGAACAGGGGAAGATTTTATATTAGTGCCTGTTATGTCTGGTGAGATTAGTGCTGGTGGTGGACTGATTCCTGATGAAACCATTGAATTACGCCTTGCATTCAGAAGAGACTGGATAAAGCGTCATGGAGACCCCCGCAACATGTCTCTAATTCGTGTAAAAGGTGACAGTATGGAGCCTACTTTTTACTCTGGAGATCTTGTGCTTGTTGACCACAGCAAAAACTATCTTGACCCTCAGGGTGGAGTATATGCTATATCCATAGATAATCATATTATGATTAAGAGGCTACAAATACTCTATCCAGAGAGAAAAATTAAAGTCATATCAGACAACCCAAAATACGAATCATTTATAGTCAATCCTGACGAGTTAATAATAAATGGCAAAGTCATCTGGTTTGCCAGAGAAATAGAACGATAA
- a CDS encoding helix-turn-helix domain-containing protein has protein sequence MINIPLNHRAQKKFIKIDVTALARHIGLSRTYVSLVLHGHKKSKRARKLIAEALGIPYNELWGDR, from the coding sequence ATGATAAACATTCCGTTAAACCACAGGGCACAAAAAAAATTTATAAAGATTGATGTAACTGCGTTAGCAAGGCATATAGGACTTAGTCGCACATATGTATCGCTTGTTTTGCATGGGCATAAAAAAAGTAAGCGTGCTCGCAAGCTCATTGCTGAAGCTCTTGGTATCCCGTATAACGAATTATGGGGAGATAGGTAA
- a CDS encoding Mu transposase C-terminal domain-containing protein, translating to MGRFDADGGYNLLGKGCNQGCNQIEKVVTKIQAFSPKGCNLLQDDIYLTRAEVQKLLGVTHVAILKAIKKNKIKVISTHGNGGKQYRIALSSLPLQAQIKWIQENQEQAKTLPEHIVLKLAVEAQLEVTKLKAPQEEVGIDVLARADEVEKYVISVQKALNVPSGWKKSKWIEKVAKDEGISVRAMYERIKKYQQEGSRAFVRDRENGHLKKWDTQALQYLRGVYLKLIKEGGSGHKKRAYECVAAEAEKQGWRIGSSSSAYMYLQQLNPLLERYAQAGSRGLDNIFYIVRKYDDLEPFECIVGDQHRFDFWIEDKETNRVFRPEGYFFVDLRTRICYGFSLADRYNSYMMGLALRMGLKVYGKFRTAYTDNGKPEVSRYFNEIIKELHAHGMDAQDISELYKTDSGYAVEMEEGEVVEVVQSRKEWHRHARPYNAKAKLIERFFGSLEKIMLDLGVPGLIRELRGTSEEKSQDEKRLKTLKQEGKLLSFEEFLLKLFEAVHIYNNRRHYSLKLSPLQTLTKAIKEGFTPRRIVEKEIDFVLMKKDYRSVNRGRIIIDGILYEGSSLEEGLWDIPDRTRIEVRYDLYERDKVFIVRPDNRIVELRMVPLSSMKDKEKTSELMAWKRDMIRSVKDEYQKLTAQIGGVIEYSNRTKEILKRKKTDRPAVLDPEQLRREVDEKKRLTLEAGQKQYRFQRKTVFSNNRERYQYLIECELNEVEISVQDREFMRQYEETMDETERIWFKNFKKCYQYERRAICF from the coding sequence ATGGGCAGGTTTGATGCAGACGGAGGTTACAACCTTTTAGGCAAAGGTTGTAACCAAGGTTGTAACCAAATTGAAAAGGTTGTAACCAAAATTCAGGCTTTTTCCCCAAAAGGTTGTAACCTACTTCAAGATGATATTTATCTTACAAGAGCTGAAGTTCAAAAATTATTGGGCGTTACTCATGTAGCAATATTAAAAGCTATTAAAAAAAATAAAATTAAAGTAATCTCTACTCACGGTAACGGTGGTAAGCAATATCGTATAGCTCTATCCTCTCTTCCTTTACAGGCTCAAATAAAATGGATTCAAGAAAATCAAGAACAAGCAAAAACCCTACCTGAGCATATTGTTTTAAAGCTTGCTGTAGAAGCACAGCTTGAAGTAACGAAATTAAAAGCACCACAGGAGGAGGTTGGTATAGATGTGCTGGCCAGGGCAGATGAAGTAGAGAAATATGTTATTTCTGTTCAGAAAGCACTCAATGTTCCATCCGGCTGGAAAAAATCTAAATGGATAGAAAAAGTGGCTAAAGATGAAGGAATCTCGGTCAGGGCAATGTATGAGAGGATAAAAAAATACCAGCAGGAAGGCTCCAGAGCTTTTGTAAGAGACAGAGAAAATGGGCATTTAAAAAAGTGGGACACTCAAGCACTGCAATATCTACGGGGAGTATATCTTAAGCTCATAAAAGAAGGTGGATCGGGGCATAAAAAGAGAGCATATGAATGCGTTGCAGCGGAAGCAGAAAAGCAGGGCTGGAGGATTGGATCTTCAAGCTCGGCATATATGTATTTACAGCAGCTCAATCCCCTGCTCGAGCGATATGCGCAGGCTGGTTCAAGAGGGCTTGATAATATTTTTTATATTGTAAGGAAATACGATGACCTTGAGCCGTTTGAGTGCATAGTTGGAGATCAGCACAGATTTGATTTCTGGATAGAGGACAAAGAGACAAACAGAGTATTTCGTCCTGAGGGGTACTTTTTTGTGGACCTCAGGACACGCATTTGTTATGGTTTTTCATTAGCAGACAGATACAACTCATACATGATGGGGCTTGCTTTAAGGATGGGGCTTAAAGTATATGGAAAGTTCAGGACAGCATACACTGACAATGGCAAGCCTGAGGTATCAAGATACTTCAACGAGATTATAAAAGAGCTTCATGCGCATGGCATGGATGCGCAGGACATATCAGAGCTGTATAAAACAGACAGTGGCTATGCAGTTGAAATGGAAGAAGGAGAGGTCGTAGAGGTAGTTCAGTCCAGAAAAGAATGGCACAGGCATGCAAGGCCATACAATGCTAAGGCAAAGCTCATAGAAAGATTTTTTGGCTCACTTGAAAAAATCATGCTTGATCTTGGTGTCCCAGGGCTTATTCGTGAGCTTCGGGGCACATCAGAGGAAAAATCGCAGGACGAAAAAAGGCTTAAAACACTTAAACAAGAAGGAAAGCTTTTAAGCTTTGAAGAGTTTCTGCTTAAACTCTTTGAAGCAGTTCATATATATAATAACCGCAGGCATTACAGCTTAAAACTGTCTCCGCTGCAGACGCTCACAAAGGCAATAAAAGAAGGCTTCACTCCACGCAGAATTGTAGAGAAGGAGATAGACTTTGTTTTGATGAAGAAAGATTACCGCTCCGTAAACAGGGGCAGAATCATTATAGACGGCATTCTTTATGAGGGAAGCTCATTAGAGGAAGGGCTCTGGGACATTCCAGACAGAACCCGCATTGAGGTCAGATACGATCTTTACGAAAGAGATAAAGTTTTTATTGTCAGGCCTGATAATAGAATCGTTGAGCTCAGGATGGTGCCACTGAGTTCCATGAAGGACAAAGAAAAAACAAGCGAGCTTATGGCATGGAAACGGGATATGATTCGCAGTGTTAAAGATGAGTATCAGAAGCTCACGGCACAGATTGGTGGAGTTATTGAGTATTCAAATCGGACAAAAGAGATTTTAAAAAGAAAAAAGACAGACAGGCCTGCTGTGCTCGACCCGGAGCAATTACGCAGAGAAGTTGACGAGAAAAAAAGGCTTACGCTTGAAGCAGGACAGAAGCAGTATCGGTTTCAGAGAAAGACCGTTTTTTCAAATAACAGAGAAAGGTATCAGTATCTGATTGAATGTGAGTTAAACGAGGTGGAAATCAGTGTTCAGGACAGAGAGTTTATGAGACAGTATGAAGAGACAATGGATGAAACAGAGAGAATCTGGTTTAAAAACTTTAAAAAATGCTACCAGTATGAAAGGAGGGCAATATGTTTTTAG
- a CDS encoding AAA family ATPase, whose protein sequence is MFLAEIMNQYNLSLSKVEALTGVDRTTISLLKNNKYNGNREIEQQIIDKLNSHGYTYKKRRFRVNSDVFIQTQNVLQFKDLCDELSAGDLTSSFGIVSGVAGRGKTMTAKWYAVQNSQAVYILFVDGMTIPQLLRKICFEITGLKPRSFYDCLEDIERNTKIKRHLVLIDEADKMPKRHIEMLRGMNEQCLCPVVLIGEETITSKLREERRLKSRVRRIINFEPLSISDVVTFYEIAVGISPDPSVALKLWERSQGDFRIIVRDAYAVVRMMNASEAAGITPEMVAKL, encoded by the coding sequence ATGTTTTTAGCTGAAATAATGAATCAGTACAATCTAAGTCTTTCTAAGGTTGAAGCACTCACAGGGGTGGATAGAACCACTATAAGTCTTCTTAAAAACAATAAATACAACGGAAACAGGGAGATAGAACAACAGATAATAGACAAGCTCAACAGTCATGGGTACACATATAAAAAGAGGCGATTCAGGGTTAACTCTGATGTTTTTATTCAAACTCAGAATGTCCTTCAGTTTAAAGACCTTTGCGATGAACTTTCAGCTGGAGATTTAACATCGAGCTTTGGAATCGTATCAGGTGTGGCTGGAAGAGGAAAGACCATGACAGCAAAATGGTATGCGGTGCAGAATTCTCAGGCAGTGTATATTCTCTTTGTTGATGGAATGACCATACCACAACTTTTAAGAAAAATCTGCTTTGAAATTACGGGACTAAAACCTAGAAGCTTTTATGACTGCCTTGAGGATATTGAAAGAAACACGAAAATTAAAAGGCATCTTGTACTGATTGACGAAGCAGACAAAATGCCCAAGCGTCATATAGAGATGTTAAGGGGAATGAACGAGCAATGTTTATGCCCTGTGGTGCTTATTGGAGAGGAAACGATCACAAGCAAGCTGAGGGAGGAGCGGAGGCTTAAAAGCCGTGTTCGCAGGATTATTAATTTTGAGCCCTTGAGCATCTCAGATGTTGTTACTTTTTATGAGATTGCAGTTGGCATAAGCCCAGATCCTTCTGTAGCTCTCAAACTCTGGGAACGGTCTCAGGGAGACTTCAGAATCATCGTAAGAGATGCGTATGCAGTTGTAAGGATGATGAATGCCTCTGAGGCAGCAGGAATAACTCCGGAGATGGTGGCAAAGCTATGA
- a CDS encoding phage protein GemA/Gp16 family protein, with product MLVINQKIRKSMLAKVHIAKKELGLDEDTYRMLLKELTGKDSCKHMKHEELDTVLQAMYLLGFSGRKKINLNTIQFHKDGMIFHIENLAKIIMGSRWRYRLNGYIRKKFNCDSIHFLNFKQLCSVFAFLRLLQKQTDPF from the coding sequence ATGTTAGTTATAAACCAGAAAATAAGAAAATCAATGCTTGCTAAGGTGCATATTGCAAAAAAAGAACTTGGGCTTGATGAAGATACATACCGAATGCTGCTTAAAGAACTCACAGGCAAAGATAGCTGCAAACATATGAAGCATGAAGAGCTGGATACAGTTCTACAGGCAATGTATCTGCTTGGTTTTTCTGGTAGAAAAAAAATTAACTTAAATACGATTCAGTTTCACAAAGACGGTATGATCTTTCATATTGAAAACCTAGCAAAAATAATCATGGGAAGCAGATGGAGATACAGACTCAATGGCTATATAAGGAAAAAATTCAATTGTGATTCAATTCACTTTCTCAATTTCAAACAGCTTTGCTCAGTGTTTGCTTTTTTAAGATTGCTTCAAAAACAGACAGATCCATTTTAG
- a CDS encoding helix-turn-helix domain-containing protein, which translates to MKLYKVKEVAGIFRVAERTVYNWVEFGYIRAVKVGSEDGKGTIRITEDALQEFIEKYTTIESPVLFHRKR; encoded by the coding sequence ATGAAACTGTATAAAGTAAAAGAAGTAGCAGGCATCTTCAGGGTAGCGGAAAGAACAGTTTACAACTGGGTAGAGTTTGGCTACATTCGGGCAGTTAAAGTTGGTAGTGAAGATGGTAAGGGCACAATCCGTATCACTGAAGATGCATTACAGGAATTTATTGAAAAATACACCACAATTGAATCCCCAGTACTTTTTCATCGTAAAAGATAG
- a CDS encoding phage tail protein, with protein sequence MEYVIWGDIVFELLSYKEHREELSFPYAHHETILPPASLQWMGDKELRKVTVAVRLHNGFCEPLEEHEALIEQSSTGEAYNLIIAEQPLGEFALERLSSTIQQIDAWGKPVVIDLDLEFSEYIEKPLETKKIKTTQSKGNKAVKKQSQQEAKYKIVKVKNADGYETTRIERVQ encoded by the coding sequence ATGGAATATGTAATCTGGGGAGACATAGTTTTTGAGCTTCTTTCATACAAAGAACATAGAGAAGAGCTCTCATTTCCATATGCTCACCATGAGACAATACTCCCGCCAGCCTCACTACAGTGGATGGGAGACAAAGAACTGAGGAAGGTAACTGTGGCAGTGAGGCTTCACAATGGATTCTGTGAGCCTCTTGAGGAGCATGAAGCACTGATCGAGCAATCAAGCACAGGAGAAGCTTATAACCTCATAATTGCAGAGCAGCCTCTTGGCGAATTTGCTCTGGAAAGGCTGTCCTCAACAATACAGCAGATAGATGCGTGGGGAAAGCCCGTCGTTATTGATCTTGACCTGGAGTTTTCTGAATACATAGAAAAGCCACTTGAGACGAAAAAAATCAAAACTACTCAATCAAAGGGCAATAAAGCGGTCAAAAAACAATCACAGCAAGAAGCAAAGTATAAAATTGTAAAAGTAAAAAAC